The following proteins come from a genomic window of Maylandia zebra isolate NMK-2024a linkage group LG22, Mzebra_GT3a, whole genome shotgun sequence:
- the phactr4a gene encoding phosphatase and actin regulator 4A isoform X1: MGHSASSETVAQQQAQHNTDDEVDLQQSTKGGEEGSSGGGTPPAKRKGKFSKMGNIFKPWKWRKKKPSDKFTETSIVLERKISVRKSRQELIAKGVLKDDPENESNEVNHSKAPPVKNGHPVPMDVDRFSEAGVRVSRGESDIKVNSRLPQLDERRNRVPSDASRSNRAPLDVDTHARLAVDVDKRSRLPSDIDKKGGTLPRGSQQDDRYRRDERRDGRDEKKDREERDRREERERDGGVDRREDRDYRERREWRDERTDRDRERRDRDERERRDRDEDKRRDRDEDKRRDRDEDKRRDREDLERRDRDERERRVREEKDRKDRDERERRERDERDKRDRDDRERRDRDERERREREDRENRKRDEREKRDDRDRREERDRRPERDWRENKDDRDRENHERKDARVEREDKRDNWAKRNERERPGPQRSVDNFQPIIRPASEIDLRPPLQKSSSEESKKVRPASESDRRSTLPRYVAPAEFRERSESAGVRFTPDTPPTQDSQQLPLPPKQALLPPKFLASPIYESTRSPTPSSSSSSSSSSSSSSAAVSIAKPPRTVSLIIDDASRPSLIAASSTDSDTPPPVPPHAKQPPVPPPKPTNRNSNPALLASTLNRGSKVRQPCYWTSWRRQSELGLYFSLPLYLRHRAGQCCSAELSQAGSGVGVVPVPTKRSPPTPPKRTTPVIKHLSVDPSPPSQTPESATREPSPAPVLVPPAVLKGNTTEEKTNGAVPETSTEPLLLPPTHIPPSPPRVQSLQPPSIPSTGPIPTTQINPPSPTTEPPSQPPLLPLHVRISRALASPGAPQPNPDGSHRAHSLLFEVPPAIPTEVGLNSRHSLPITIEPLRLPEDDDFDIEEEMRKLTPKPSNQPELEPRSRRGLIGDPRVSVIPEGGGPGDSEEESDSDGPILYREDEESDEDEEGPPSGLASRVKRKDTLALKLERQEREKETQDNNDGMSWNNKEQWEELRNKIGTTLTRRLSQRPTAKELEQRNILPAKNEVDRRLERSEIKRRLTRKLSQRPTVAELQARKILRFHEYVESTHAEDYDRRADKPWTKLTPADKAAIRKELNEFKSSEMEVHEESRIYTRFHRP; encoded by the exons ATGGGACACAGTGCTAGCAGCGAAACTGTGGCCCAGCAACAAGCCCAACACAACACGG ATGATGAGGTTGACCTACAACAGAGCACAAAAGGAGGTGAGGAAGGCAGCTCTGGTGGAGGAACGCCTCCAGCTAAACGTAAAGGCAAGTTTTCCAAAATGGGAAATATCTTCAAGCCCTGGaaatggaggaagaagaagccaAGTGACAAGTTCACAGAAACATCCATAG ttttggaGAGGAAGATTTCAGTTAGGAAAAGCCGCCAAGAGTTAATAGCAAAAGGCGTTCTAAAGGACGACCCAGAGAACG AGAGTAATGAAGTGAACCACTCCAAAGCTCCACCAGTTAAAAATGGTCACCCTGTGCCAATGGATGTGGACAGATTCTCAGAAGCGGGGGTGCGAGTGTCTCGAGGGGAGTCGGACATTAAGGTGAATTCCAGGCTACCCCAACTAGATGAACGTCGTAACCGAGTGCCGTCTGACGCTTCTCGAAGTAACCGGGCACCGCTGGATGTGGACACTCATGCACGGCTCGCTGTTGATGTAGACAAACGAAGCCGTCTGCCATCAGATATTGATAAGAAAGGAGGAACTCTACCTCGAGGGTCTCAACAAGATGATAGATACCGTAGAGATGAGAGAAGAGACGGCAGAGATGAAAAGAAGGACAGGGAAGAAAGGGATAGGCGAGAGGAAAGAGAAAGGGATGGTGGAGTTGACCGGAGAGAAGATAGAGACTACAGAGAAAGGCGAGAATGGAGGGATGAAAGGACAGATAGAGACAGAGAACGGCGGGACCGGGACGAGCGTGAGAGGCGGGACCGCGACGAGGACAAGAGGCGGGACCGCGACGAGGACAAGAGGCGGGACCGCGACGAGGACAAGAGGCGGGACCGGGAGGACCTTGAAAGGAGGGATCGGGATGAGAGGGAGCGTCGAGTCCGCGAAGAGAAGGACAGGAAAGACAGAGATGAAAGAGAACGACGAGAGCGGGATGAGAGGGACAAGAGGGATAGGGACGACAGGGAAAGGAGAGACAGGGATGAAAGAGAACGCCGCGAGCGGGAGGACAGAGAAAATAGGAAGCGtgatgaaagagaaaaaagggatGACAGAGACAGGAGAGAAGAGAGGGATCGGCGTCCCGAGAGAGACTGGCGAGAGAACAAAGATGACAGGGACAGAGAAAACCACGAGAGGAAAGATGCTCGAGTAGAGAGGGAGGACAAACGGGATAACTGGGCCaaaagaaatgagagagagaggccaGGACCCCAGCGGTCTGTGGACAACTTTCAGCCTATCATCAGGCCTGCCTCTGAGATTGACTTGAGGCCTCCTCTCCAGAAGAGCTCCTCAGAGGAAAGCAAGAAAGTTCGCCCTGCGTCAGAGTCTGACCGAAGGAGCACCCTGCCCAGATACGTAGCCCCTGCAGAGTTCAGAGAACGATCAG AGTCTGCTGGTGTCCGCTTCACCCCTGACACTCCTCCAACACAGGACTCACAGCAATTGCCTCTCCCACCCAAACAAGCTTTGCTCCCCCCCAAGTTCCTCGCTAGTCCTATCTATGAGTCCACCAGGAGTCCgaccccctcctcgtcttcatcCTCTTCGTCttcgtcttcctcctcctctgctgctgtaTCTATAGCCAAACCCCCAAGGACGGTGTCCCTAATTATAGATGACGCTTCCCGACCTTCCCTCATTGCTGCTTCCTCAACTGACTCTGACACACCGCCCCCCGTTCCTCCCCATGCCAAACAACCTCCTGTCCCCCCACCAAAACCCACCAACCGCAACAGCAACCCTGCACTGCTTG CTTCCACGTTGAACAGGGGCTCTAAGGTCAGACAGCCTTGTTACTGGACCAGCTGGAGACGCCAGAGTGAGCTCGGCCTCTACTTTTCTCTACCCTTGTACCTGCGTCACAGGGCTGGCCAGTGCTGCTCAG CAGAGCTTTCACAGGCTGGCTCTGGTGTAGGTGTTGTCCCGGTACCAACCAAACGCTCTCCGCCAACCCCACCAAAGAGGACAACCCCTGTCATCAAGCACCTTTCTGTGGATCCTTCTCCTCCCAGTCAGACCCCAGAGTCTGCCACCCGTGAGCCCTCCCCTGCCCCTGTTCTGGTGCCCCCTGCTGTCCTGAAAGGAAATACCACAGAGGAGAAGACAAATGGAGCAGTTCCTGAGACCTCCACTGAGCCTCTGCTTTTACCGCCCACCCACATACCTCCATCTCCCCCCAGGGTTCAGTCGCTCCAGCCACCCAGCATCCCCTCCACAGGTCCCATCCCCACGACGCAAATTAACCCGCCGAGCCCAACCACCGAGCCACCCAGCCAGCCTCCACTCCTCCCTCTACATGTTCGCATCTCTAGGGCTCTGGCCAGTCCCGGTGCACCTCAGCCAAACCCAGACGGTTCCCATAGAGCCCACTCACTGCTGTTTGAGGTACCACCAGCGATCCCCACAGAAGTGGGGCTTAACTCACGGCACTCTCTCCCCATCACCATCGAACCACTTAGGCT GCCAGAAGACGATGACTTTGACATTGAAGAGGAGATGCGCAAACTTACCCCTAAGCCGTCCAACCAGCCGGAGCTGGAGCCCCGCAGCAGGAGAGGTTTGATTGGAGACCCCAGAGTGTCCGTCATCCCTGAGGGTGGAGGCCCTGGAGACAGCGAGGAGGAGTCGGACTCAGATGGCCCCATCCTGTACAGAGAAGACGAAGAAAGTGATGAAGACGAGGAAGGCCCTCCAA GTGGGCTGGCGAGTCGAGTGAAGAGGAAGGACACGCTGGCGCTGAAACTGGAGCGACAAGAGCGAGAGAAGGAGACTCAGGATAACAATGATGGCATGAGCTGGAACAATAAGGAGCAGTGGGAGGAACTGAGGAACAAGATCGGGACCACACTGACAcg GCGGCTGAGTCAGAGACCCACAGCAAAAGAGCTGGAGCAGAGGAACATCCTTCCAG CCAAGAACGAAGTGGACCGA